Proteins co-encoded in one Amblyraja radiata isolate CabotCenter1 chromosome 24, sAmbRad1.1.pri, whole genome shotgun sequence genomic window:
- the ppp1r15b gene encoding protein phosphatase 1 regulatory subunit 15B produces the protein MDGESSPPQAGSFYSGLWSRLAGLGSLLSRRLVEETPGGSVVSFSPCLDVADRWGAEAKAKAGVGEEPGSLPRGQAEPQARSNNSSNSSSLLGDVWSKVWLGGGWLSHARRAACYPHPRVAPQHRQTSLWTSDPPASSLHLENANISMWTLSHLSLSTVQRMEKPSELSQFIAVDAYHGYFSLEEEHTCPKQQQQQQQLFNSASDLSPGSTSTMTRSSGPGDLKEKEEEYSSAKSVEAVLLQLLNVDLPTCNRLEIEDKILPFGDEEWTSSDDDTEDDSDEEETSPSISRPQCANKTIAYIMGSQDSDEDDDSEDEESDLDDDGFDSDGSSELSDSDENEILWNSLANFSDPYNLLNFQASIKTRHKLETRIVLESSNPQQPVLCFPNSKDAEERMDSGFSDEPQNQLPLQTKCRKKVAFDEHVTEYYVSSEEVRKGPWEECARDRCRFQKRIKETEKCIGCCFTLEHRRTVLKRMQLVTPEQTGLRKQNSPLLL, from the exons ATGGACGGCGAGTCTTCCCCCCCACAAGCCGGTTCTTTCTACTCCGGCTTGTGGAGCCGGCTGGCCGGCCTGGGGTCGCTGCTCTCCCGCCGGCTTGTGGAGGAGACGCCCGGTGGCAGCGTCGTCTCCTTCTCGCCTTGCCTGGACGTCGCCGACCGCTGGGGAGCCGAGGCCAAGGCcaaggccggtgtgggcgaggagCCGGGGTCGTTACCCCGTGGTCAAGCCGAGCCCCAGGCtcgcagcaacaacagcagcaacagcagcagcctgTTGGGGGACGTGTGGAGTAAAGTGTGGCTGGGGGGCGGCTGGCTTTCCCACGCCCGCAGAGCCGCCTGTTACCCCCACCCCCGTGTCGCCCCACAACACAGGCAGACCTCCCTGTGGACATCTGACCCTCCAGCATCTTCTCTCCACCTGGAAAATGCCAACATCAGCATGTGGACgctctctcatctctccctctccaccgtcCAGAGAATGGAGAAGCCCTCAGAACTTTCCCAATTCATCGCCGTGGACGCGTACCATGGTTATTTTAGCCTGGAAGAGGAGCACACTtgccccaagcagcagcagcaacaacaacaactgtTCAATTCGGCCAGTGACCTCTCCCCTGGTTCTACATCTACAATGACTCGCTCCTCCGGGCCTGGTGACCTGAAGGAAAAAGAAGAAGAATACAGTTCTGCAAAAAGTGTAGAGGCAGTTTTGTTGCAGCTTCTAAATGTGGACTTGCCCACCTGCAATCGTTTGGAAATTGAAGATAAAATTCTGCCCTTCGGAGATGAGGAGTGGACAAGTAGTGATGATGACACTGAGGATGATTCAGATGAAGAGGAAACCAGCCCTTCCATATCCAGACCTCAGTGTGCCAATAAAACTATCGCCTATATTATGGGAAGCCAGGATAGTGATGAAGATGATGACAGTGAGGATGAGGAGAGTGACTTGGACGATGATGGATTTGATAGCGATGGTAGTTCTGAACTCTCAGACAGCGACGAAAATGAAATTCTCTGGAACTCTTTAGCAAATTTCTCTGATCCGTACAACCTGTTGAACTTTCAAGCTTCTATTAAAACTCGACACAAGTTAGAAACTAGAATTGTATTGGAGTCCAGTAATCCCCAGCAACCTGTGTTGTGCTTCCCCAACTCTAAAGATGCTGAGGAGAGAATGGACAGTGGGTTTTCAGATGAGCCACAGAACCAGCTGCCTCTGCAAACAAAATGCAGGAAAAAG GTTGCCTTTGATGAGCACGTCACAGAATATTACGTGAGCAGCGAGGAGGTCCGTAAAGGTCCTTGGGAAGAGTGTGCCCGAGATCGCTGCCGCTTCCAGAAGCGAATCAAGGAAACTGAAAAATGTATTGGCTGTTGTTTTACTCTTGAACACCGACGGACAGTGCTGAAGAGAATGCAGCTCGTGACCCCTGAGCAGACCGGATTGAGAAAACAGAACTCTCCTCTTTTGCTGTAG